Within the Dialister hominis genome, the region TGTTGTCAGCGATGCAAACGAACAGTTGGGGATCATGACGCTTCATGAAGCGATCAGTCTGGCTGAAGAAAAAGGCCTTGATCTCGTGGAAGTTGCTCCAAACGGGCATCCTCCAGTATGCCGTATTATGAATTATGGCAAATACAGATATGAACAGCAGAAACGTGATAAGGAAGCAAAAAAGAAACAGAAGGTTTTCCAGATAAAGGAAGTTAAGCTTCGTCCGAATATCGAAGACCATGATTTCTTTGTCAAATTAAAAAATGCACAACGCTTTTTGTTGGATGGTAATAAAGTCA harbors:
- the infC gene encoding translation initiation factor IF-3 — its product is MKRIGKELSINEEIRAREVRVVSDANEQLGIMTLHEAISLAEEKGLDLVEVAPNGHPPVCRIMNYGKYRYEQQKRDKEAKKKQKVFQIKEVKLRPNIEDHDFFVKLKNAQRFLLDGNKVKVTIMFRGREMTHPELGQDVLDRFAKELGDSIVREKPPKMEGRNMTMIIAPKA